A genome region from Verrucomicrobiaceae bacterium includes the following:
- a CDS encoding DUF433 domain-containing protein yields the protein MNLLSRITIEPGKCGGRPCIRGYRIRVSDILDLLAAGASHDEILADYDFLELDDIRAAISYASRQTDHTVLAIAA from the coding sequence ATGAACCTTCTAAGTCGCATCACCATAGAACCCGGCAAATGTGGCGGGAGGCCGTGCATTCGCGGTTATCGCATCCGGGTGAGTGACATTCTCGATTTGCTGGCCGCAGGAGCCAGTCATGACGAAATCCTGGCCGATTACGACTTCTTGGAGCTGGATGACATTCGCGCGGCGATTAGCTATGCCTCGCGGCAGACGGATCATACCGTGCTCGCCATTGCTGCGTGA
- a CDS encoding type II toxin-antitoxin system RelE/ParE family toxin has translation MNVRFEEEAWIEYQEAAQYSEDRFGLGRQFVAAVQVALSDIAKDPERYQRVGQRVHIFRMKRFPYYLFYQHEAEQETVTIYAVSHHKRRPDYWRGRLWEN, from the coding sequence ATGAACGTTCGGTTCGAAGAGGAAGCTTGGATTGAGTACCAGGAGGCGGCGCAGTACTCGGAAGATCGCTTTGGGCTAGGCAGGCAGTTTGTGGCGGCAGTTCAGGTAGCTTTGAGTGACATCGCCAAGGATCCCGAGCGGTATCAGAGGGTCGGGCAAAGAGTCCACATCTTCCGCATGAAACGGTTTCCCTATTACCTGTTTTACCAGCACGAAGCGGAGCAAGAAACAGTGACTATCTACGCAGTGTCACACCACAAACGCAGGCCGGATTATTGGCGCGGCAGGCTTTGGGAAAATTGA
- a CDS encoding addiction module protein has translation MSAAAAHLLNEALLLPTESRIELVEAVLERSEPSPEFISQQMEVMARRMENVRTGASRLIPAEEAHQRVLDSLKLRA, from the coding sequence ATGAGTGCAGCTGCAGCCCATCTCCTGAACGAAGCCCTGCTTTTGCCGACCGAGTCGCGGATCGAACTCGTGGAGGCTGTTTTGGAGCGTTCGGAGCCTTCACCGGAGTTTATCAGTCAGCAGATGGAAGTGATGGCGCGGAGGATGGAGAATGTGCGAACAGGGGCTTCTCGTTTGATTCCTGCCGAAGAGGCGCATCAGCGTGTTTTGGACAGCTTGAAGCTTCGTGCATGA
- a CDS encoding DUF5615 family PIN-like protein yields MKFLVDNQLPKALAHWLRQKGHDAEHVLERGQGQTDDRQLWQEAIHENRVVVSKDEDFFILATRPNDPGSLLWLRVGNCRTQHLLTMLDQNWPAIQSALESGQRILELR; encoded by the coding sequence GTGAAATTTCTTGTCGATAACCAGCTCCCGAAGGCGCTTGCCCACTGGCTGCGCCAGAAAGGACACGATGCCGAGCACGTGCTCGAACGCGGACAAGGTCAAACCGATGACCGTCAGCTCTGGCAGGAAGCCATCCACGAAAACCGTGTCGTCGTGAGCAAAGACGAAGACTTTTTCATCCTCGCCACCCGGCCCAATGACCCAGGAAGCCTGCTCTGGCTACGAGTCGGCAACTGCCGCACACAGCATCTTTTGACGATGCTCGATCAAAACTGGCCTGCCATCCAATCCGCACTCGAATCTGGTCAGAGAATCTTGGAGCTACGCTAA
- a CDS encoding acyltransferase — protein MPKLYFPNLNGLRFLAALGVIIHHVEQFKSEVGLPSALGSNTITLLGKGGVYLFFVLSGFLITYLLLEEETKTGTISVRHFYVRRILRTWPLYFLVVALALFVWPVFFPIIAGEHTSAIRHSIAGLACYALLLPNLAAIFLHPLPFAGQTWSIGVEEQFYLVWPVLMKYFKRRIWIILGICVGYGLLFHGFFSCLSTQSASTIDSLMPLAKFMVTFRIDALAFGSLAAWLLHTNHPFLKYLRSPSAYLISTGIAAWLFLRSEKAPSYYPIALSICFAVILLNIVQDRRASLFLETRVMNYLGRISYGIYMWHPVAIVSAFTSVKAAPFSPWIHYPLTLALTVAIAAFSYHFFEGIFIRQKSLFAKVASSDSRS, from the coding sequence ATGCCAAAACTGTATTTCCCCAATTTGAACGGCCTCCGTTTTCTCGCGGCACTCGGGGTCATCATTCATCATGTGGAGCAGTTTAAATCCGAAGTCGGCCTTCCTAGTGCACTTGGCAGTAACACGATCACCTTATTAGGAAAAGGCGGCGTCTATTTGTTTTTCGTCCTCAGCGGTTTTTTGATCACCTACTTGCTGTTAGAGGAAGAAACCAAAACCGGCACCATCTCCGTCAGACACTTTTACGTGCGGCGAATTCTGCGCACATGGCCATTGTACTTTTTGGTCGTAGCCCTAGCGCTCTTTGTCTGGCCAGTATTCTTTCCCATCATCGCAGGAGAGCACACCTCCGCTATTCGCCATTCCATCGCAGGACTCGCCTGCTATGCCTTGTTGCTGCCCAATCTGGCTGCCATTTTTCTTCATCCACTGCCTTTTGCAGGCCAGACTTGGTCCATCGGCGTCGAAGAACAATTCTACCTCGTCTGGCCCGTGCTGATGAAGTACTTCAAACGCAGAATCTGGATCATTCTCGGCATCTGCGTTGGCTACGGCCTCTTATTCCACGGCTTTTTCAGTTGTCTGAGCACGCAAAGTGCTTCGACCATCGATAGCCTCATGCCACTGGCCAAATTCATGGTGACATTTCGCATCGATGCCCTGGCCTTTGGCAGCCTAGCAGCTTGGCTACTGCATACCAATCACCCTTTTCTAAAATACCTGCGAAGCCCTTCCGCATACCTCATCTCCACGGGGATCGCAGCTTGGCTTTTCTTGCGCAGCGAAAAGGCACCTAGCTATTACCCTATCGCCCTCTCCATCTGCTTCGCCGTGATCCTTCTCAACATCGTCCAAGATCGCCGCGCATCGCTTTTCCTGGAAACCAGGGTGATGAACTACCTCGGACGCATCTCCTACGGCATCTACATGTGGCATCCGGTGGCGATCGTCTCGGCCTTCACCTCGGTCAAAGCCGCGCCATTCTCGCCCTGGATTCATTACCCGCTCACGCTAGCGCTGACCGTGGCCATCGCCGCTTTTTCGTATCACTTCTTTGAGGGTATCTTCATCCGCCAAAAATCACTCTTTGCCAAAGTCGCCAGCAGTGACTCACGCAGCTAA
- a CDS encoding glycosyltransferase family 4 protein, with product MKAWRTKGFDVIHLCNPPDLLFLVALPFKLLAGVRVIFDVHDLWPEMFEAKFGKRGLMYWAVRAAERGTLALADAVMATNQSVLAAVKQRGRKADDEVFVVRTAPNKLNTSLPEDAALKKGRKYLVGYIGVMGNADGVNYLIEAAKHIVQTRKREDVQFLLMGSGPEHADLVKQRDAMGLGAFVDMPGRVSNEFLFSGLKTMDLGVACDPINDYNDHCTMNKTLEYMAFGKAQVMFGTREGMFSAGDAARYVMENSAEKLGDTILEMLDDPAVRERMGRIGYERLTTELCWEKSVEQILRTYERALAA from the coding sequence GTGAAGGCGTGGCGGACGAAGGGCTTTGATGTGATCCATTTGTGCAATCCGCCGGACTTGCTGTTCCTGGTGGCGCTGCCGTTCAAGCTGCTGGCGGGCGTGCGCGTGATCTTTGACGTGCACGATTTGTGGCCGGAGATGTTTGAGGCGAAGTTCGGCAAGCGCGGGCTCATGTACTGGGCGGTGCGCGCGGCGGAACGCGGCACGTTGGCGCTGGCGGATGCGGTGATGGCGACGAATCAGAGCGTGCTGGCCGCCGTGAAGCAGCGCGGACGGAAAGCGGATGATGAAGTCTTCGTGGTGCGCACGGCACCGAACAAGCTGAACACGAGTTTGCCGGAAGACGCGGCTTTGAAGAAGGGAAGAAAGTACCTCGTGGGTTACATCGGCGTGATGGGAAATGCGGACGGCGTGAATTACCTGATCGAGGCCGCCAAACACATCGTGCAAACGCGGAAGCGCGAGGATGTGCAGTTCCTACTGATGGGCAGCGGCCCGGAGCATGCGGATTTGGTGAAGCAGCGGGATGCGATGGGCCTCGGGGCCTTCGTGGACATGCCGGGGCGTGTTTCGAATGAGTTTTTGTTCTCCGGTTTGAAGACGATGGACCTCGGCGTGGCCTGTGACCCGATCAATGACTACAACGACCACTGCACGATGAACAAGACGCTGGAGTACATGGCCTTCGGCAAGGCGCAGGTAATGTTTGGCACGCGCGAGGGCATGTTCAGCGCTGGCGACGCAGCGCGGTATGTGATGGAAAACAGCGCGGAGAAGCTGGGCGATACCATTCTGGAAATGCTCGACGACCCAGCCGTGCGTGAGCGCATGGGGAGGATCGGCTACGAACGACTGACAACAGAGCTGTGCTGGGAGAAGTCGGTGGAGCAGATCCTGCGGACGTATGAGCGGGCTTTAGCTGCGTGA
- a CDS encoding zinc-binding dehydrogenase yields the protein MLRSAGARVMATDLNEGRLQVATAMGAERVVTTGVENAVREWTDGVGVDAVLVCIGGKGGSVSQTVINCLRDRGTMVIVGMHDAELSWKTAYMKDITVKYSHSYGPGRYDPEYEWGGRDYGMGDVR from the coding sequence TTGCTCAGAAGCGCAGGCGCACGCGTGATGGCCACCGACTTGAACGAAGGAAGGCTCCAAGTCGCCACCGCGATGGGCGCGGAGCGTGTCGTCACCACCGGCGTCGAAAACGCCGTGCGCGAATGGACGGATGGCGTCGGCGTGGATGCCGTGCTCGTGTGCATCGGCGGCAAAGGCGGCTCTGTTTCGCAAACCGTGATCAACTGCCTGCGGGATCGCGGCACGATGGTCATCGTCGGCATGCACGATGCCGAGCTGTCCTGGAAGACGGCCTACATGAAGGACATCACGGTCAAATACAGCCATAGCTACGGCCCCGGCCGTTACGATCCGGAGTATGAATGGGGCGGCCGCGATTACGGCATGGGCGACGTCCGCTGA
- a CDS encoding Gfo/Idh/MocA family oxidoreductase, which translates to MRAGQLDLRPVTTKRIAFSEITTAYDQLADAVGIVVEYESAQCSVISAQSENAEAKLSTKHSALSTLSSACSSLDVIGAGNFARTMLLPHLKGKIPFGTIVNGTGLSARHVKEKFGFAEAETDASKATGKAVLIGTRHHLHAAQVISALKAGKQVFVEKPLCLTECELAEIDAEMAQTAGSVMVGFNRRFAPATLEMKKRLDAAPGVKSLAYHVCAGVLAPDHWYANVEESGGRVLGEACHMLDLACYLLGTPKRVSAQPLGPDTAAAQVEFENGHTFQLIYTAEGDSSFPKETLRAFAPGLILDCENFGEGSASGKAASSRPSNTPAKATLRKWPPGAAI; encoded by the coding sequence ATGCGCGCGGGTCAGCTCGATCTGCGCCCCGTGACGACGAAGCGGATCGCTTTCAGCGAGATTACGACAGCCTATGACCAGCTCGCAGACGCCGTGGGGATCGTGGTCGAATATGAAAGTGCTCAGTGCTCAGTGATTAGTGCTCAGTCGGAGAATGCAGAGGCAAAACTAAGCACTAAACACTCCGCACTAAGCACTTTGTCTTCCGCGTGTTCGTCCCTCGACGTCATCGGCGCCGGAAACTTCGCCCGCACGATGCTGCTGCCTCACTTGAAGGGCAAAATTCCGTTCGGGACCATCGTGAATGGCACGGGGCTCTCCGCGCGGCATGTGAAGGAAAAGTTTGGCTTTGCGGAAGCGGAGACGGATGCCTCCAAAGCCACGGGAAAGGCTGTTTTGATCGGCACGCGGCATCATTTGCACGCGGCGCAGGTGATTTCCGCTTTGAAGGCCGGAAAGCAGGTATTTGTCGAAAAACCACTCTGCCTCACGGAGTGCGAATTGGCCGAAATCGACGCGGAAATGGCCCAAACAGCCGGAAGTGTCATGGTGGGCTTCAATCGACGTTTTGCGCCTGCGACGCTCGAAATGAAAAAACGGCTCGATGCGGCTCCAGGCGTCAAATCGCTCGCCTACCACGTCTGCGCGGGCGTTTTGGCCCCGGATCACTGGTATGCGAATGTCGAGGAGAGCGGTGGCCGCGTGCTCGGCGAAGCCTGTCACATGCTCGATCTCGCGTGTTACCTGCTTGGCACACCCAAACGCGTCAGCGCCCAGCCACTAGGCCCCGACACCGCCGCCGCGCAGGTCGAGTTTGAAAACGGCCACACCTTCCAGCTCATCTACACCGCCGAAGGTGACAGCAGCTTCCCCAAAGAAACCCTCCGCGCCTTCGCCCCCGGCCTCATCCTCGACTGCGAGAACTTCGGCGAAGGCTCAGCATCTGGAAAAGCCGCAAGCAGCAGACCCTCAAATACACCAGCAAAGGCCACGCTGAGGAAATGGCCGCCTGGAGCGGCTATTTGA